The proteins below come from a single Drosophila busckii strain San Diego stock center, stock number 13000-0081.31 chromosome X, ASM1175060v1, whole genome shotgun sequence genomic window:
- the LOC108606323 gene encoding serine/threonine-protein kinase minibrain isoform X2 codes for MYRLEDTNNSGNVMDKNKQKLTAGYASTAGAVETSQGSGSGGGRQRHAPLYGCFVGEEELPATHRDVMHHHSSPSSSSEVRAMQARIPTHFRDSSTAPLRKLSVDLIKTYKHINEVYYAKKKRRAQQTQGDDDSSNKKERKLYNDGFDDDNHDYIIKNGEKFLDRYEIDSLIGKGSFGQVVKAYDHEEQCHVAIKIIKNKKPFLNQAQIEVKLLEMMNRADADNKYYIVKLKRHFMWRNHLCLVFELLSYNLYDLLRNTNFRGVSLNLTRKFAQQLCTALLFLSTPELNIIHCDLKPENILLCNPKRSAIKIVDFGSSCQLGQRIYQYIQSRFYRSPEVLLGIQYDLAIDMWSLGCILVEMHTGEPLFSGCNEIDQMNKIVEVLGMPPKYLLDNAHKTRKFFDKIVTDGSYVLKKTQNGRKYKPPGSRKLHDILGVETGGPAGRRLDEPGHSVSDYLKFKDLILRMLDFDPKTRVTPYYALQHNFFKRTSDESTNTSGAGALANAGAGGNNGSGNGNGNGPSGPGAINSNSNSLVSASGAAVAAAANASSAGGGSSVAGMVASATQQQQQQQATQQTLVSSSSGGGSSGANNIMDAQCLGLLLNPMPASLHLNNTTTTANAMNFSALSLQPALQPTAMTTTAANSSNSNSGSHSNNIINNNNNINNSLNSLSHSSGGGNRNSRSMYLAMHAMDCDPPPLLHGLQMPLLPPVRLNQPPFERMRMHQGIKHNGRTTLLPPPPPAAHQQHQLQLQPQPQPHHSYAPASLPLDLMHHYGNMSAAASHLMMTDSSVISASAAGGPAGSGPTSYSALLYHPQPMPPLPPLPLPASASASASLPAPAATPGSSTSSGAGGGSSTAGASSDASSSSPMVGVCVQQNPVVIH; via the exons ATGTATAGATTGGAGGATACCAATAATAGCGGCAACGTTATggacaaaaacaaacagaaat TAACCGCTGGATATGCGTCCACGGCGGGCGCTGTCGAGACATCCCAGGGCAGCGGTAGCGGCGGCGGCCGGCAACGACATGCGCCGCTCTACGGCTGCTTTGTTGGTGAAGAGGAACTGCCTGCCACGCATCGTGATGTCATGCATCAT CACTCTAGTCCGTCGTCTTCGTCGGAGGTGCGAGCTATGCAGGCACGCATACCCACACACTTTCGGGATTCGTCTACTGCACCGCTGCGCAAACTGAGCGTCGATCTGATAAAGACCTACAAGCACATCAATGAG GTTTATTATGCGAAAAAGAAGCGACGTGCACAGCAGACACAAGGTGATGATGATTCGTCGAATAAAAAGGAGCGCAAATTATACAACGATGGCTTTGATGATGATAATCACGATTATATAATCAAGAATGGCGAAAAGTTTTTGGATCGCTATGAGATTGATTCGTTAATTG gcAAGGGTAGCTTTGGTCAGGTGGTCAAGGCCTACGACCATGAGGAGCAATGCCATGTGGCgatcaaaataattaagaatAAGAAACCGTTCCTAAATCAGGCACAAATCGAAGTCAAGCTGCTTGAGATGATGAATCGAGCGGATGctgataataaatattatatcg tcAAGCTCAAGCGTCATTTTATGTGGCGCAATCATTTGTGCCTCGTATTTGAGCTGCTCTCGTATAATCTGTACGATCTGCTGAGGAACACCAACTTTCGCGGCGTCTCGCTAAACCTCACGCGCAAATTCGCGCAGCAACTTTGCACGGCGCTGCTGTTCCTAAGCACACCCGAACTGAACATAATACACTGTGATCTGAAGCCCGAGAACATATTGCTCTGCAATCCAAAGCGATCGgccattaaaattgttgactTTGGCAGCTCATGTCAGCTGGGTCAGCGC aTCTATCAGTACATACAGTCCCGTTTCTATCGATCGCCTGAGGTGCTGCTGGGCATACAATATGATCTGGCTATAGATATGTGGTCGTTGGGCTGCATATTGGTGGAAATGCATACGGGCGAGCCGCTGTTCTCCGGCTGCAATGAGATCGATCAGATGAACAAGATTGTTGAGGTGCTGGGCATGCCGCCCAAATATTTGCTCGATAATGCGCACAAGACGCGCAAGTTCTTCGATAAGATTGTCACCGATGGCTCCTATGTGCTGAAGAAGACACAAAACGGTCGCAAATACAAGCCGCCCGGTTCGCGCAAGCTGCACGATATTCTCGGCGTTGAGACCGGCGGTCCAGCCGGACGGCGTCTGGATGAGCCCGGCCATTCGGTGTCCGATTATCTGAAGTTCAAGGATCTTATATTGCGCATGCTGGACTTTGATCCCAAGACTCGCGTCACACCGTACTATGCCTTGCAGCATAACTTCTTCAAGCGCACCTCGGACGAGTCGACCAATACGAGCGGCGCGGGCGCCCTGGCGAATGCCGGTGCTGGTGGCAACAATGGCAGTGGTAATGGTAACGGCAACGGACCCAGTGGACCCGGCGCcatcaacagcaatagcaacagtcTTGTCTCTGCCAGCGGTGCGGCTgtcgcagcggcagcaaacgCCTCATCGGCGGGTGGTGGCAGCAGTGTGGCGGGCATGGTTGCCTCAGCgacgcaacaacagcagcagcagcaggcgacACAGCAAACGTTGGTGTCCAgtagcagcggcggcggcagcagtggCGCCAACAACATCATGGATGCCCAATGTCTGG GTCTGCTGCTGAATCCCATGCCCGCATCCCTGCATCTCAACAACACAACGACAACGGCCAATGCGATGAACTTCTCGGCCCTGAGCCTGCAGCCAGCGCTGCAGCCAACGGCAATGACAACGACAGCCGCCaatagcagcaatagcaacagcggcagccacagcaacaacatcatcaacaataacaacaacatcaacaacagtcTGAATAGCTTAAGCCACAGCAGCGGCGGAGGCAATCGTAATAGTCGTAGCATGTACTTGGCCATGCATGCTATGGATTGTGATCCGCCACCGCTGTTGCACGGACTGCagatgccgctgctgccgccagtgCGGCTCAATCAGCCGCCGTTCGAACGCATGCGAATGCATCAGGGCATCAAGCATAATGGTAGAACGACTCTactgccaccgccaccacccGCCGCTCATCAACAgcaccagctgcagctgcaaccaCAACCGCAGCCACATCACAGCTATGCACCGGCCTCGCTGCCACTAGACCTGATGCATCACTATGGCAACATGTCGGCGGCAGCATCGCATCTAATGATGACAGACTCGAGTGTTATTAGCGCCTCAGCAGCCGGCGGACCGGCTGGCTCTGGGCCAACCTCATATTCGGCGCTGCTGTATCATCCACAGCCAATGCCACCACTGCCGCCTTTGCCACTGCCAGCATCAGCGTCGGCATCGGCCTCACTGCCCGCACCCGCAGCAACGccaggcagcagcaccagcagcggtGCTGGTGGCGGCAGTTCAACAGCGGGCGCCAGCAGTGATGCCTCCTCGTCATCGCCCATGGTGGGTGTATGTGTTCAACAGAATCCTGTAGTTATACATTAG
- the LOC108606323 gene encoding serine/threonine-protein kinase minibrain isoform X4 → MSTAVVYWQSMNGCDMKKSHEPVSASITMNGNGSTTHQPPTMSSSSKPNSWSTWQSSSAQQQQQQQQQPTHHYVNYLAQIGCQHTINNFVGNANSKFKLATIHNNNNNNKQTCNSIQQQEEEEEEAAAAAYYCLTAGYASTAGAVETSQGSGSGGGRQRHAPLYGCFVGEEELPATHRDVMHHHSSPSSSSEVRAMQARIPTHFRDSSTAPLRKLSVDLIKTYKHINEVYYAKKKRRAQQTQGDDDSSNKKERKLYNDGFDDDNHDYIIKNGEKFLDRYEIDSLIGKGSFGQVVKAYDHEEQCHVAIKIIKNKKPFLNQAQIEVKLLEMMNRADADNKYYIVKLKRHFMWRNHLCLVFELLSYNLYDLLRNTNFRGVSLNLTRKFAQQLCTALLFLSTPELNIIHCDLKPENILLCNPKRSAIKIVDFGSSCQLGQRIYQYIQSRFYRSPEVLLGIQYDLAIDMWSLGCILVEMHTGEPLFSGCNEIDQMNKIVEVLGMPPKYLLDNAHKTRKFFDKIVTDGSYVLKKTQNGRKYKPPGSRKLHDILGVETGGPAGRRLDEPGHSVSDYLKFKDLILRMLDFDPKTRVTPYYALQHNFFKRTSDESTNTSGAGALANAGAGGNNGSGNGNGNGPSGPGAINSNSNSLVSASGAAVAAAANASSAGGGSSVAGMVASATQQQQQQQATQQTLVSSSSGGGSSGANNIMDAQCLDERR, encoded by the exons ATGTCAACAGCCGTGGTCTATTGGCAGTCAATGAACGGCTGCGACATGAAGAAGAGCCATGAGCCAGTCTCAGCTTCGATCACAATGAATGGCAATGGCTCCACCACCCACCAGCCACCCACCatgagtagcagcagcaagcccAACAGCTGGTCAACTTGGCAATCTTCTtccgcgcagcagcagcagcagcagcagcagcagccaacgcatCATTATGTCAATTATTTGGCACAGATCGGCTGTCAACATAcgataaacaattttgttggcaATGCCAATTCCAAATTTAAGTTAGCAAcaatacacaacaacaacaacaacaataagcaaaccTGCAACAGTATTCAACAacaggaagaagaagaagaagaagcagcagcagcagcgtattaTTGCT TAACCGCTGGATATGCGTCCACGGCGGGCGCTGTCGAGACATCCCAGGGCAGCGGTAGCGGCGGCGGCCGGCAACGACATGCGCCGCTCTACGGCTGCTTTGTTGGTGAAGAGGAACTGCCTGCCACGCATCGTGATGTCATGCATCAT CACTCTAGTCCGTCGTCTTCGTCGGAGGTGCGAGCTATGCAGGCACGCATACCCACACACTTTCGGGATTCGTCTACTGCACCGCTGCGCAAACTGAGCGTCGATCTGATAAAGACCTACAAGCACATCAATGAG GTTTATTATGCGAAAAAGAAGCGACGTGCACAGCAGACACAAGGTGATGATGATTCGTCGAATAAAAAGGAGCGCAAATTATACAACGATGGCTTTGATGATGATAATCACGATTATATAATCAAGAATGGCGAAAAGTTTTTGGATCGCTATGAGATTGATTCGTTAATTG gcAAGGGTAGCTTTGGTCAGGTGGTCAAGGCCTACGACCATGAGGAGCAATGCCATGTGGCgatcaaaataattaagaatAAGAAACCGTTCCTAAATCAGGCACAAATCGAAGTCAAGCTGCTTGAGATGATGAATCGAGCGGATGctgataataaatattatatcg tcAAGCTCAAGCGTCATTTTATGTGGCGCAATCATTTGTGCCTCGTATTTGAGCTGCTCTCGTATAATCTGTACGATCTGCTGAGGAACACCAACTTTCGCGGCGTCTCGCTAAACCTCACGCGCAAATTCGCGCAGCAACTTTGCACGGCGCTGCTGTTCCTAAGCACACCCGAACTGAACATAATACACTGTGATCTGAAGCCCGAGAACATATTGCTCTGCAATCCAAAGCGATCGgccattaaaattgttgactTTGGCAGCTCATGTCAGCTGGGTCAGCGC aTCTATCAGTACATACAGTCCCGTTTCTATCGATCGCCTGAGGTGCTGCTGGGCATACAATATGATCTGGCTATAGATATGTGGTCGTTGGGCTGCATATTGGTGGAAATGCATACGGGCGAGCCGCTGTTCTCCGGCTGCAATGAGATCGATCAGATGAACAAGATTGTTGAGGTGCTGGGCATGCCGCCCAAATATTTGCTCGATAATGCGCACAAGACGCGCAAGTTCTTCGATAAGATTGTCACCGATGGCTCCTATGTGCTGAAGAAGACACAAAACGGTCGCAAATACAAGCCGCCCGGTTCGCGCAAGCTGCACGATATTCTCGGCGTTGAGACCGGCGGTCCAGCCGGACGGCGTCTGGATGAGCCCGGCCATTCGGTGTCCGATTATCTGAAGTTCAAGGATCTTATATTGCGCATGCTGGACTTTGATCCCAAGACTCGCGTCACACCGTACTATGCCTTGCAGCATAACTTCTTCAAGCGCACCTCGGACGAGTCGACCAATACGAGCGGCGCGGGCGCCCTGGCGAATGCCGGTGCTGGTGGCAACAATGGCAGTGGTAATGGTAACGGCAACGGACCCAGTGGACCCGGCGCcatcaacagcaatagcaacagtcTTGTCTCTGCCAGCGGTGCGGCTgtcgcagcggcagcaaacgCCTCATCGGCGGGTGGTGGCAGCAGTGTGGCGGGCATGGTTGCCTCAGCgacgcaacaacagcagcagcagcaggcgacACAGCAAACGTTGGTGTCCAgtagcagcggcggcggcagcagtggCGCCAACAACATCATGGATGCCCAATGTCTGG ATGAGCGTCGATGA
- the LOC108606323 gene encoding serine/threonine-protein kinase minibrain isoform X1, with product MSTAVVYWQSMNGCDMKKSHEPVSASITMNGNGSTTHQPPTMSSSSKPNSWSTWQSSSAQQQQQQQQQPTHHYVNYLAQIGCQHTINNFVGNANSKFKLATIHNNNNNNKQTCNSIQQQEEEEEEAAAAAYYCLTAGYASTAGAVETSQGSGSGGGRQRHAPLYGCFVGEEELPATHRDVMHHHSSPSSSSEVRAMQARIPTHFRDSSTAPLRKLSVDLIKTYKHINEVYYAKKKRRAQQTQGDDDSSNKKERKLYNDGFDDDNHDYIIKNGEKFLDRYEIDSLIGKGSFGQVVKAYDHEEQCHVAIKIIKNKKPFLNQAQIEVKLLEMMNRADADNKYYIVKLKRHFMWRNHLCLVFELLSYNLYDLLRNTNFRGVSLNLTRKFAQQLCTALLFLSTPELNIIHCDLKPENILLCNPKRSAIKIVDFGSSCQLGQRIYQYIQSRFYRSPEVLLGIQYDLAIDMWSLGCILVEMHTGEPLFSGCNEIDQMNKIVEVLGMPPKYLLDNAHKTRKFFDKIVTDGSYVLKKTQNGRKYKPPGSRKLHDILGVETGGPAGRRLDEPGHSVSDYLKFKDLILRMLDFDPKTRVTPYYALQHNFFKRTSDESTNTSGAGALANAGAGGNNGSGNGNGNGPSGPGAINSNSNSLVSASGAAVAAAANASSAGGGSSVAGMVASATQQQQQQQATQQTLVSSSSGGGSSGANNIMDAQCLGLLLNPMPASLHLNNTTTTANAMNFSALSLQPALQPTAMTTTAANSSNSNSGSHSNNIINNNNNINNSLNSLSHSSGGGNRNSRSMYLAMHAMDCDPPPLLHGLQMPLLPPVRLNQPPFERMRMHQGIKHNGRTTLLPPPPPAAHQQHQLQLQPQPQPHHSYAPASLPLDLMHHYGNMSAAASHLMMTDSSVISASAAGGPAGSGPTSYSALLYHPQPMPPLPPLPLPASASASASLPAPAATPGSSTSSGAGGGSSTAGASSDASSSSPMVGVCVQQNPVVIH from the exons ATGTCAACAGCCGTGGTCTATTGGCAGTCAATGAACGGCTGCGACATGAAGAAGAGCCATGAGCCAGTCTCAGCTTCGATCACAATGAATGGCAATGGCTCCACCACCCACCAGCCACCCACCatgagtagcagcagcaagcccAACAGCTGGTCAACTTGGCAATCTTCTtccgcgcagcagcagcagcagcagcagcagcagccaacgcatCATTATGTCAATTATTTGGCACAGATCGGCTGTCAACATAcgataaacaattttgttggcaATGCCAATTCCAAATTTAAGTTAGCAAcaatacacaacaacaacaacaacaataagcaaaccTGCAACAGTATTCAACAacaggaagaagaagaagaagaagcagcagcagcagcgtattaTTGCT TAACCGCTGGATATGCGTCCACGGCGGGCGCTGTCGAGACATCCCAGGGCAGCGGTAGCGGCGGCGGCCGGCAACGACATGCGCCGCTCTACGGCTGCTTTGTTGGTGAAGAGGAACTGCCTGCCACGCATCGTGATGTCATGCATCAT CACTCTAGTCCGTCGTCTTCGTCGGAGGTGCGAGCTATGCAGGCACGCATACCCACACACTTTCGGGATTCGTCTACTGCACCGCTGCGCAAACTGAGCGTCGATCTGATAAAGACCTACAAGCACATCAATGAG GTTTATTATGCGAAAAAGAAGCGACGTGCACAGCAGACACAAGGTGATGATGATTCGTCGAATAAAAAGGAGCGCAAATTATACAACGATGGCTTTGATGATGATAATCACGATTATATAATCAAGAATGGCGAAAAGTTTTTGGATCGCTATGAGATTGATTCGTTAATTG gcAAGGGTAGCTTTGGTCAGGTGGTCAAGGCCTACGACCATGAGGAGCAATGCCATGTGGCgatcaaaataattaagaatAAGAAACCGTTCCTAAATCAGGCACAAATCGAAGTCAAGCTGCTTGAGATGATGAATCGAGCGGATGctgataataaatattatatcg tcAAGCTCAAGCGTCATTTTATGTGGCGCAATCATTTGTGCCTCGTATTTGAGCTGCTCTCGTATAATCTGTACGATCTGCTGAGGAACACCAACTTTCGCGGCGTCTCGCTAAACCTCACGCGCAAATTCGCGCAGCAACTTTGCACGGCGCTGCTGTTCCTAAGCACACCCGAACTGAACATAATACACTGTGATCTGAAGCCCGAGAACATATTGCTCTGCAATCCAAAGCGATCGgccattaaaattgttgactTTGGCAGCTCATGTCAGCTGGGTCAGCGC aTCTATCAGTACATACAGTCCCGTTTCTATCGATCGCCTGAGGTGCTGCTGGGCATACAATATGATCTGGCTATAGATATGTGGTCGTTGGGCTGCATATTGGTGGAAATGCATACGGGCGAGCCGCTGTTCTCCGGCTGCAATGAGATCGATCAGATGAACAAGATTGTTGAGGTGCTGGGCATGCCGCCCAAATATTTGCTCGATAATGCGCACAAGACGCGCAAGTTCTTCGATAAGATTGTCACCGATGGCTCCTATGTGCTGAAGAAGACACAAAACGGTCGCAAATACAAGCCGCCCGGTTCGCGCAAGCTGCACGATATTCTCGGCGTTGAGACCGGCGGTCCAGCCGGACGGCGTCTGGATGAGCCCGGCCATTCGGTGTCCGATTATCTGAAGTTCAAGGATCTTATATTGCGCATGCTGGACTTTGATCCCAAGACTCGCGTCACACCGTACTATGCCTTGCAGCATAACTTCTTCAAGCGCACCTCGGACGAGTCGACCAATACGAGCGGCGCGGGCGCCCTGGCGAATGCCGGTGCTGGTGGCAACAATGGCAGTGGTAATGGTAACGGCAACGGACCCAGTGGACCCGGCGCcatcaacagcaatagcaacagtcTTGTCTCTGCCAGCGGTGCGGCTgtcgcagcggcagcaaacgCCTCATCGGCGGGTGGTGGCAGCAGTGTGGCGGGCATGGTTGCCTCAGCgacgcaacaacagcagcagcagcaggcgacACAGCAAACGTTGGTGTCCAgtagcagcggcggcggcagcagtggCGCCAACAACATCATGGATGCCCAATGTCTGG GTCTGCTGCTGAATCCCATGCCCGCATCCCTGCATCTCAACAACACAACGACAACGGCCAATGCGATGAACTTCTCGGCCCTGAGCCTGCAGCCAGCGCTGCAGCCAACGGCAATGACAACGACAGCCGCCaatagcagcaatagcaacagcggcagccacagcaacaacatcatcaacaataacaacaacatcaacaacagtcTGAATAGCTTAAGCCACAGCAGCGGCGGAGGCAATCGTAATAGTCGTAGCATGTACTTGGCCATGCATGCTATGGATTGTGATCCGCCACCGCTGTTGCACGGACTGCagatgccgctgctgccgccagtgCGGCTCAATCAGCCGCCGTTCGAACGCATGCGAATGCATCAGGGCATCAAGCATAATGGTAGAACGACTCTactgccaccgccaccacccGCCGCTCATCAACAgcaccagctgcagctgcaaccaCAACCGCAGCCACATCACAGCTATGCACCGGCCTCGCTGCCACTAGACCTGATGCATCACTATGGCAACATGTCGGCGGCAGCATCGCATCTAATGATGACAGACTCGAGTGTTATTAGCGCCTCAGCAGCCGGCGGACCGGCTGGCTCTGGGCCAACCTCATATTCGGCGCTGCTGTATCATCCACAGCCAATGCCACCACTGCCGCCTTTGCCACTGCCAGCATCAGCGTCGGCATCGGCCTCACTGCCCGCACCCGCAGCAACGccaggcagcagcaccagcagcggtGCTGGTGGCGGCAGTTCAACAGCGGGCGCCAGCAGTGATGCCTCCTCGTCATCGCCCATGGTGGGTGTATGTGTTCAACAGAATCCTGTAGTTATACATTAG
- the LOC108606323 gene encoding serine/threonine-protein kinase minibrain isoform X3 — protein MNANLNINGNSCKASSPAAVKSATATTAVDDVYYAKKKRRAQQTQGDDDSSNKKERKLYNDGFDDDNHDYIIKNGEKFLDRYEIDSLIGKGSFGQVVKAYDHEEQCHVAIKIIKNKKPFLNQAQIEVKLLEMMNRADADNKYYIVKLKRHFMWRNHLCLVFELLSYNLYDLLRNTNFRGVSLNLTRKFAQQLCTALLFLSTPELNIIHCDLKPENILLCNPKRSAIKIVDFGSSCQLGQRIYQYIQSRFYRSPEVLLGIQYDLAIDMWSLGCILVEMHTGEPLFSGCNEIDQMNKIVEVLGMPPKYLLDNAHKTRKFFDKIVTDGSYVLKKTQNGRKYKPPGSRKLHDILGVETGGPAGRRLDEPGHSVSDYLKFKDLILRMLDFDPKTRVTPYYALQHNFFKRTSDESTNTSGAGALANAGAGGNNGSGNGNGNGPSGPGAINSNSNSLVSASGAAVAAAANASSAGGGSSVAGMVASATQQQQQQQATQQTLVSSSSGGGSSGANNIMDAQCLGLLLNPMPASLHLNNTTTTANAMNFSALSLQPALQPTAMTTTAANSSNSNSGSHSNNIINNNNNINNSLNSLSHSSGGGNRNSRSMYLAMHAMDCDPPPLLHGLQMPLLPPVRLNQPPFERMRMHQGIKHNGRTTLLPPPPPAAHQQHQLQLQPQPQPHHSYAPASLPLDLMHHYGNMSAAASHLMMTDSSVISASAAGGPAGSGPTSYSALLYHPQPMPPLPPLPLPASASASASLPAPAATPGSSTSSGAGGGSSTAGASSDASSSSPMVGVCVQQNPVVIH, from the exons atgaACGCCAATCTAAATATTAATGGAAACAGCTGTAAAGCTAGCAGCCCAGCAGCTGTTAAGagcgcaactgcaacaacagcagtagaTGAT GTTTATTATGCGAAAAAGAAGCGACGTGCACAGCAGACACAAGGTGATGATGATTCGTCGAATAAAAAGGAGCGCAAATTATACAACGATGGCTTTGATGATGATAATCACGATTATATAATCAAGAATGGCGAAAAGTTTTTGGATCGCTATGAGATTGATTCGTTAATTG gcAAGGGTAGCTTTGGTCAGGTGGTCAAGGCCTACGACCATGAGGAGCAATGCCATGTGGCgatcaaaataattaagaatAAGAAACCGTTCCTAAATCAGGCACAAATCGAAGTCAAGCTGCTTGAGATGATGAATCGAGCGGATGctgataataaatattatatcg tcAAGCTCAAGCGTCATTTTATGTGGCGCAATCATTTGTGCCTCGTATTTGAGCTGCTCTCGTATAATCTGTACGATCTGCTGAGGAACACCAACTTTCGCGGCGTCTCGCTAAACCTCACGCGCAAATTCGCGCAGCAACTTTGCACGGCGCTGCTGTTCCTAAGCACACCCGAACTGAACATAATACACTGTGATCTGAAGCCCGAGAACATATTGCTCTGCAATCCAAAGCGATCGgccattaaaattgttgactTTGGCAGCTCATGTCAGCTGGGTCAGCGC aTCTATCAGTACATACAGTCCCGTTTCTATCGATCGCCTGAGGTGCTGCTGGGCATACAATATGATCTGGCTATAGATATGTGGTCGTTGGGCTGCATATTGGTGGAAATGCATACGGGCGAGCCGCTGTTCTCCGGCTGCAATGAGATCGATCAGATGAACAAGATTGTTGAGGTGCTGGGCATGCCGCCCAAATATTTGCTCGATAATGCGCACAAGACGCGCAAGTTCTTCGATAAGATTGTCACCGATGGCTCCTATGTGCTGAAGAAGACACAAAACGGTCGCAAATACAAGCCGCCCGGTTCGCGCAAGCTGCACGATATTCTCGGCGTTGAGACCGGCGGTCCAGCCGGACGGCGTCTGGATGAGCCCGGCCATTCGGTGTCCGATTATCTGAAGTTCAAGGATCTTATATTGCGCATGCTGGACTTTGATCCCAAGACTCGCGTCACACCGTACTATGCCTTGCAGCATAACTTCTTCAAGCGCACCTCGGACGAGTCGACCAATACGAGCGGCGCGGGCGCCCTGGCGAATGCCGGTGCTGGTGGCAACAATGGCAGTGGTAATGGTAACGGCAACGGACCCAGTGGACCCGGCGCcatcaacagcaatagcaacagtcTTGTCTCTGCCAGCGGTGCGGCTgtcgcagcggcagcaaacgCCTCATCGGCGGGTGGTGGCAGCAGTGTGGCGGGCATGGTTGCCTCAGCgacgcaacaacagcagcagcagcaggcgacACAGCAAACGTTGGTGTCCAgtagcagcggcggcggcagcagtggCGCCAACAACATCATGGATGCCCAATGTCTGG GTCTGCTGCTGAATCCCATGCCCGCATCCCTGCATCTCAACAACACAACGACAACGGCCAATGCGATGAACTTCTCGGCCCTGAGCCTGCAGCCAGCGCTGCAGCCAACGGCAATGACAACGACAGCCGCCaatagcagcaatagcaacagcggcagccacagcaacaacatcatcaacaataacaacaacatcaacaacagtcTGAATAGCTTAAGCCACAGCAGCGGCGGAGGCAATCGTAATAGTCGTAGCATGTACTTGGCCATGCATGCTATGGATTGTGATCCGCCACCGCTGTTGCACGGACTGCagatgccgctgctgccgccagtgCGGCTCAATCAGCCGCCGTTCGAACGCATGCGAATGCATCAGGGCATCAAGCATAATGGTAGAACGACTCTactgccaccgccaccacccGCCGCTCATCAACAgcaccagctgcagctgcaaccaCAACCGCAGCCACATCACAGCTATGCACCGGCCTCGCTGCCACTAGACCTGATGCATCACTATGGCAACATGTCGGCGGCAGCATCGCATCTAATGATGACAGACTCGAGTGTTATTAGCGCCTCAGCAGCCGGCGGACCGGCTGGCTCTGGGCCAACCTCATATTCGGCGCTGCTGTATCATCCACAGCCAATGCCACCACTGCCGCCTTTGCCACTGCCAGCATCAGCGTCGGCATCGGCCTCACTGCCCGCACCCGCAGCAACGccaggcagcagcaccagcagcggtGCTGGTGGCGGCAGTTCAACAGCGGGCGCCAGCAGTGATGCCTCCTCGTCATCGCCCATGGTGGGTGTATGTGTTCAACAGAATCCTGTAGTTATACATTAG